A genomic stretch from Scomber scombrus chromosome 8, fScoSco1.1, whole genome shotgun sequence includes:
- the pde4ba gene encoding cAMP-specific 3',5'-cyclic phosphodiesterase 4B isoform X2 — MGACCFDKKEKKLGKLNGWRKFKRMLNRELTHLSEMSRSGNQVSEFISNTFLDKQNEVEIPSPTSKTREKKKQQKQQLMTQISGVKKVSHGPSLSSSSISRFGVKTDKEELLSKELEDLNKWGLNIFTVSEYSNNRPLTCIMYAIFQERDLLKTFKIPVDTFVAYMMTLEDHYHSDVAYHNSLHAADVAQSTHILLSTPALDAVFTDLEILAAIFAAAIHDVDHPGVSNQFLINTNSELALMYNDESVLENHHLAVGFKLLQEDNCDIFQNLTKKQRQSLRKMVIDMVLATDMSKHMSLLADLKTMVETKKVTSSGVLLLDNYTDRIQVLRNMVHCADLSNPTKSLELYRQWTDRIMEEFFHQGDRERERGMEISPMCDKHTASVEKSQVGFIDYIVHPLWETWADLVHPDAQDILDTLEDNRNWYQSMIPQSPSPPFYDQCTHGHCGGTGGQGGGEKFQFELTLEEEDLDGIEKDGEGEEEEEEEELEEEEDSLGDSRSPPLDYLDGQEQDEGGLTEPTTAIEIVTHEATPTDT; from the exons ACAAACAGAATGAGGTGGAGATCCCGTCACCGACATCCAAGACgcgagagaagaagaagcagcagaagcagcagctgatGACACAGATCAGCGGGGTCAAGAAGGTCTCCCACGGGCCCTCgctctccagcagcagcatctcaCGCTTCGGCGTCAAGACCGATAAGGAGGAGCTGCTGTCCAAGGAGCTGGAGGACCTCAACAAGTGGGGCCTGAACATCTTCACGGTGTCAGAGTACTCCAACAACCGACCTCTCACCTGCATCATGTATGCCATCTTTCAG GAGCGAGACCTGTTGAAGACATTCAAAATCCCTGTGGATACGTTTGTGGCCTACATGATGACACTGGAAGATCACTACCATTCAGATGTGGCCTACCATAACAGCCTGCATGCTGCTGACGTAGCCCAGTCCACACACATTCTCCTCTCAACTCCAGCCCTCGAT GCGGTCTTCACAGATCTTGAGATCCTTGCAGCCATCTTTGCTGCAGCTATCCATGATGTTGACCACCCTGGAGTATCAAACCAATTCCTAATCAATACCA ACTCTGAGCTGGCCCTGATGTACAATGATGAATCTGTACTGGAGAACCATCACTTGGCTGTGGGTTTCAAACTACTTCAGGAAGACAATTGTGATATCTTCCAGAACCTCACTAAGAAGCAGCGACAGTCCCTACGCAAGATGGTCATTGACATG gtTTTGGCCACTGACATGTCGAAACACATGAGTCTGTTGGCTGATCTGAAGACGATGGTGGAGACCAAGAAGGTGACGAGCTctggagtgctgctgctggACAATTACACAGACAGAATACAA GTGCTGCGTAACATGGTGCACTGTGCTGACCTGAGTAACCCCACTAAGTCCCTGGAGCTGTATCGTCAGTGGACTGATCGGATAATGGAGGAGTTCTTCCaccagggagacagagagagggagagggggatgGAGATCAGCCCTATGTGTGATAAACACACAGCCTCGGTGGAAAAGAGCCAG GTGGGTTTCATCGACTATATTGTGCACCCTCTGTGGGAGACTTGGGCTGATCTGGTCCACCCTGACGCCCAGGACATTCTGGACACGCTGGAAGACAACAGGAACTGGTACCAGAGCATGATACCCCAGAGCCCTTCCCCACCCTTCTACGACCAGTGTACACATGGACACTGCGGAGGCACTGGAGGGCAGGGAGGCGGGGAGAAATTTCAGTTTGAGCTGAccttggaggaggaggacttGGATGGAATAGAGAAAGATGgtgaaggggaggaggaggaagaagaggaagagttagaggaggaggaggatagtCTTGGAGATTCTCGTTCTCCTCCCCTGGACTATTTGGACGGTCAGGAGCAAGACGAAGGTGGCCTGACCGAGCCAACGACGGCAATAGAGATCGTGACACATGAGGCAACACCCACAGACACATAG